The proteins below are encoded in one region of Lactuca sativa cultivar Salinas chromosome 3, Lsat_Salinas_v11, whole genome shotgun sequence:
- the LOC128132887 gene encoding lysine-rich arabinogalactan protein 18-like yields MARHVVVLALLAVALIGFASADSPSHSPASSPSVANAPHSSKAPPTHTPKSAPSPKPVKKSPPPAHTPKSGKTPSHPAPASSAGEPLYRKASPPAPSTLKSATPSRSPASVGAPAEAPSAGASLKASAASGAIALASYFFF; encoded by the coding sequence ATGGCTCGCCATGTGGTCGTTCTTGCTCTCCTCGCCGTCGCCCTAATCGGCTTCGCCTCCGCCGACAGTCCCAGTCACTCCCCTGCCTCCTCCCCATCCGTCGCCAATGCACCCCATTCAAGCAAGGCCCCACCAACCCACACACCGAAATCCGCACCATCGCCAAAACCCGTTAAGAAGTCACCGCCACCGGCTCACACACCAAAATCCGGCAAGACTCCTTCCCACCCAGCTCCAGCAAGCTCCGCCGGTGAACCACTATACAGGAAGGCATCCCCACCTGCTCCATCGACGCTCAAATCCGCCACCCCATCCCGTTCACCAGCATCTGTTGGAGCACCAGCTGAGGCACCGTCGGCCGGAGCTAGCTTAAAGGCTTCTGCTGCCTCCGGCGCCATTGCTTTGGCGAGTTACTTCTTTTTCTAG